The proteins below are encoded in one region of Mycobacterium shinjukuense:
- a CDS encoding glycerol-3-phosphate 1-O-acyltransferase, producing the protein MTEPVADTSAVLTAEDTLVLAAMESPVEMELVMAWLGRQRARHPAAKFDILRLPPRNAPPLALTALVEQLESDSHTDRSIVPVRVFWQPRPDRGRVAKVAGLLPGRDPYHPNRRQQRRILHTDPRRARVLAGESAKVSELRQLWRDTTISENKRDFAQFVTRRAILALARAEYRILGPQYKSPRLVKPEMLASARFRAGLKQIPGATVEEAGKMLDELATGWSQVSVDLISVLGRLISRGFDPEFDYDKYQVAAMRAALESHPAVLLFSHRSYIDGAVVPVAMQDNRLPPVHMFGGINLSFGVMGPLMRRAGMIFIRRNIGEDPLYKYVLKEYVGYIVEKRFNLSWSIEGTRSRTGKMLPPKLGLLSYVADAYLEGRCDDILLQGVSICFDQLHEIAEYAAYARGAEKTPEGFSWLYNFIKAQGERNYGKIYVRFPEAVSMRQYLGAPHGPMVHDQAAKRLALQKMSFEVAWRILQSTPVTATGLVSALLLATRGVALTLDQLHHTLQDSLDYLERKQSPISTSALRLRSRDGVRSAVDALSNGHPVTRVDSGREPVWYIAADDELAAAFYRNSVIHAFLETSIVELALAHARHADGDRVAAFWDQAMRLRDLLKFDFYFADSASFRANIAEEMAWHHDWQVHLAAGGDQIDAMLRAKRPLMSDAMLRVFFEAYEIVADVLRDAPAHIGRKELTDLALGVGRQYVAQNRVRSSESVSTLLFATARQVAEDQNLIAPAPDLTERRIAFRRELRNILRDFDYVEQIARNQFFAREFNARRLRPQDQAQVR; encoded by the coding sequence GTGACCGAACCGGTGGCCGATACCAGCGCGGTCCTCACCGCTGAAGACACGCTGGTGCTGGCTGCGATGGAGTCACCGGTCGAAATGGAATTGGTCATGGCGTGGCTGGGCCGGCAGCGTGCCCGCCATCCGGCGGCGAAGTTCGACATCTTGCGGCTGCCGCCCCGTAACGCCCCGCCCTTGGCGCTGACAGCGCTTGTCGAGCAGCTCGAGTCCGACTCCCACACCGACCGTTCCATCGTGCCGGTGCGGGTGTTCTGGCAGCCGCGGCCGGATCGCGGCAGGGTGGCCAAGGTGGCCGGGTTACTGCCCGGCCGGGATCCCTACCACCCCAACCGACGTCAGCAGCGTCGAATCCTGCACACCGATCCGCGGCGGGCGCGGGTGTTGGCCGGCGAGTCGGCCAAGGTTTCCGAGCTGCGCCAGCTATGGCGCGATACCACCATCAGCGAGAACAAGCGCGATTTCGCCCAATTCGTCACCCGCCGGGCGATCCTGGCGTTGGCCCGCGCCGAGTACCGGATCCTCGGACCGCAATACAAGTCTCCCCGGCTGGTGAAGCCAGAGATGTTGGCGTCCGCGCGGTTTCGGGCTGGCCTAAAACAGATACCGGGTGCCACGGTGGAAGAAGCCGGCAAGATGCTCGACGAACTCGCCACCGGCTGGAGCCAGGTGTCGGTTGACCTGATTTCCGTGCTCGGCAGGTTGATCAGCCGAGGATTTGACCCCGAATTCGATTACGACAAATATCAGGTCGCGGCGATGCGCGCCGCCCTGGAATCTCACCCGGCAGTCCTGTTGTTCTCCCACCGCTCCTATATCGACGGCGCGGTGGTGCCGGTGGCCATGCAGGACAATCGGTTGCCGCCGGTGCACATGTTCGGTGGCATCAACTTGTCATTCGGTGTGATGGGACCCCTGATGCGGCGCGCGGGGATGATCTTCATCCGGCGCAATATCGGCGAGGACCCGCTGTACAAATACGTGCTCAAAGAGTACGTGGGCTACATCGTCGAGAAACGGTTCAACCTGAGTTGGTCCATCGAGGGCACTCGGTCGCGCACCGGCAAGATGTTGCCGCCCAAGCTCGGCCTGCTGAGCTACGTGGCCGACGCCTATCTGGAAGGTCGCTGCGACGACATCCTGCTGCAAGGGGTTTCGATCTGCTTCGACCAGCTGCACGAGATCGCTGAATACGCCGCCTACGCGCGCGGTGCCGAGAAAACACCCGAGGGCTTCAGCTGGCTCTACAACTTCATCAAGGCCCAGGGTGAGCGCAACTACGGCAAGATCTACGTCCGCTTCCCCGAAGCGGTCTCGATGCGGCAGTATCTCGGTGCGCCGCACGGTCCGATGGTCCATGATCAGGCCGCGAAACGGCTCGCGCTGCAGAAGATGTCGTTTGAAGTCGCGTGGCGGATATTGCAGTCGACGCCGGTGACGGCGACCGGTCTGGTGTCTGCGTTGTTGCTCGCCACCCGTGGGGTAGCGCTGACGCTCGACCAGCTGCACCACACGTTGCAGGACTCACTGGACTACCTCGAGCGCAAACAGTCCCCGATATCGACAAGCGCGTTACGCCTGCGCTCGCGCGACGGTGTGCGGTCAGCGGTGGACGCGCTGTCCAACGGCCACCCGGTCACTCGGGTGGACAGCGGCCGGGAGCCGGTGTGGTACATAGCTGCCGACGATGAGCTCGCCGCGGCGTTCTACCGGAACTCGGTGATTCACGCGTTCCTGGAGACCTCGATCGTCGAACTTGCGCTCGCGCACGCCAGGCACGCCGACGGCGACCGGGTGGCCGCGTTCTGGGACCAGGCGATGCGATTGCGCGATCTGCTGAAATTCGATTTCTATTTCGCCGACTCGGCGTCATTTCGGGCCAACATCGCCGAAGAGATGGCGTGGCACCACGATTGGCAGGTCCATCTTGCGGCTGGGGGCGACCAGATCGACGCGATGCTGCGCGCCAAGCGACCGTTGATGTCGGATGCGATGTTGCGAGTGTTTTTCGAGGCCTATGAGATCGTCGCCGACGTGTTGCGGGATGCGCCGGCGCATATCGGCCGCAAGGAACTCACCGACTTGGCGCTTGGGGTTGGCCGTCAGTATGTGGCGCAGAACCGGGTTCGCAGCAGCGAATCCGTGTCGACGTTGCTGTTCGCCACCGCGCGCCAGGTCGCCGAAGATCAGAACCTGATCGCGCCGGCGCCAGATCTCACCGAACGCCGGATCGCCTTCCGCCGGGAGTTGCGCAATATTCTGCGCGATTTCGATTATGTCGAGCAGATCGCCCGCAACCAGTTCTTCGCCCGTGAGTTCAACGCGCGTCGGCTACGGCCGCAAGACCAAGCTCAGGTGCGCTGA
- a CDS encoding HAD-IB family hydrolase/lysophospholipid acyltransferase family protein — translation MSVAEEPGKGRQTRDLRLPGSVAEIMASPPGPNVGAFFDLDGTLVAGFTAVILTQERLRRRDMGVGELLSMVQAGLNHTLGRIEFEELIGKAAAALAGRLLSDLEEIGERLFAQRIESRIYPEMRELVRAHVARGHTVVLSSSALTIQVNPVARFLGINNMLTNKFETNDDGILTGGVLKPILWGPGKAAAVQRFAAEHDIDLKDSYFYADGDEDVALMYLVGNPRPTNPEGKMAAVAKRRGWPILKFNSRGGVGIQRQLRTLAGFGSMVPVAAGAVGIGLLTGSRRRGVNFFTSTSSQLLLATCGVRLDVIGRENLTAQRPAVFIFNHRNQVDPVIAAALVKDNWIAVGKKELERDPIMGTMGKLLDGVFIDRDDPVAAVETLHTVEERARNGLSILIAPEGTRLDTTEVGPFKKGPFRIAMAAGIPIVPIVIRNAEIIASRNSTTLNPGTVDVAVFPPIPVDDWTLDTLPERIAEVRQLYLDTLADWPVDELPHLGLYDRAKKSAPKKGGRSRAAKATARRTTTTPARKTTPKTATAKGGQAVAKAPTKRPAKVKPNQSKAALKDVVAQQPSCDPTVQNESSSSRPRGRP, via the coding sequence GTGAGCGTCGCTGAAGAACCGGGCAAGGGAAGGCAGACGCGGGATTTGCGGTTGCCCGGTTCGGTGGCCGAGATCATGGCCAGCCCACCAGGGCCGAACGTGGGCGCATTTTTCGACCTGGATGGAACGTTGGTGGCGGGCTTCACCGCGGTCATCCTCACCCAGGAGCGACTGCGGCGACGCGACATGGGTGTGGGGGAGTTGCTCAGCATGGTTCAGGCGGGTCTGAACCATACCCTGGGGCGTATCGAGTTCGAAGAGCTCATCGGTAAGGCCGCCGCGGCGCTGGCCGGGCGACTGTTGAGCGACCTGGAGGAGATCGGCGAGCGGCTGTTCGCCCAGCGGATCGAGTCCCGGATCTACCCGGAGATGCGGGAACTGGTGCGGGCTCACGTCGCTCGCGGTCACACGGTGGTGCTCAGCTCGTCGGCGCTGACCATCCAGGTCAACCCGGTGGCGCGCTTCCTGGGGATCAACAACATGCTCACCAACAAGTTCGAGACCAACGACGACGGGATACTCACCGGGGGCGTGCTAAAGCCGATCTTGTGGGGGCCCGGCAAGGCCGCTGCGGTACAACGCTTCGCGGCCGAGCACGACATCGATCTCAAGGACAGCTACTTCTACGCCGACGGCGACGAGGACGTCGCCCTGATGTATCTGGTCGGCAACCCGCGGCCGACCAATCCCGAAGGCAAGATGGCCGCCGTCGCCAAGCGCCGGGGCTGGCCGATCCTGAAATTCAACAGCCGCGGCGGCGTGGGCATCCAACGGCAGCTGCGAACACTTGCCGGCTTCGGTTCGATGGTCCCGGTGGCCGCCGGCGCGGTGGGGATCGGTTTGCTCACCGGCAGCCGCCGGCGTGGGGTGAATTTCTTTACCTCGACCTCGTCACAGTTGTTGCTGGCGACCTGTGGCGTGCGCCTGGACGTCATCGGGCGGGAGAACCTGACCGCACAGCGTCCAGCCGTGTTTATCTTCAACCACCGCAACCAGGTTGACCCGGTCATCGCCGCCGCGCTGGTGAAGGACAACTGGATCGCCGTGGGCAAGAAGGAACTGGAACGCGACCCGATCATGGGCACGATGGGCAAGTTGCTGGACGGGGTGTTCATCGATCGGGACGATCCGGTCGCCGCGGTGGAGACGCTGCACACCGTCGAAGAGCGCGCCCGAAACGGGCTGTCCATCTTGATCGCTCCCGAAGGCACCCGGCTGGACACCACCGAAGTCGGGCCGTTCAAGAAGGGTCCGTTCCGGATCGCCATGGCGGCGGGAATTCCCATCGTGCCCATCGTGATCCGCAACGCGGAGATCATCGCCTCGCGGAACTCCACCACGTTGAATCCGGGCACGGTCGACGTCGCGGTGTTCCCGCCGATCCCGGTCGATGACTGGACCCTGGACACGTTGCCGGAACGCATCGCCGAGGTCCGCCAGCTGTACCTGGACACCCTGGCGGATTGGCCGGTCGACGAGCTGCCCCATCTCGGTCTGTACGACCGGGCAAAGAAATCGGCGCCCAAGAAGGGCGGACGAAGCCGGGCGGCCAAGGCCACCGCGAGGAGGACCACCACCACGCCCGCGAGGAAGACCACCCCGAAGACGGCCACCGCCAAGGGCGGGCAAGCGGTGGCCAAGGCGCCCACGAAACGCCCGGCAAAGGTAAAGCCCAACCAGTCCAAGGCTGCGCTCAAAGATGTTGTGGCGCAACAGCCTAGCTGCGACCCCACCGTCCAGAACGAATCGTCGAGTTCAAGGCCTCGAGGACGGCCGTGA
- a CDS encoding WS/DGAT/MGAT family O-acyltransferase, whose product MAEFVEATRLSDELGPVDYLMHRGEANPRTRSGIMALEVLDTTPDWERFRTRFDNASRRVLRLRQKVVVPTLPTAAPRWVVDPDFNLDFHVRRLRVAEPGTLREVFDLAEVMLSSPLDISRPLWTATLVEGLADGKAATLLHLSHAVTDAVGGVEMFAEIYDLERDPPPRPMPPQPIPEDLSPNDLMRQGINHLPMAILGGVLGAVSGAVSVAGRAVLDPVSAMSGIVGYAMSGVRVINRAAEPSPLLRRRSLTTRTEAIDIRLSDLHKAAKAGGGSINDAYLAGLCGALRRYHEALGVPISTLPMAVPVNVRAEADGSGGNRFTGVNLAAPVGTVDPVDRMRKIRAQMTQRRDEPAMNIIGSLAPVLSILPTAVLEGISGSVIGSDVQASNVPVYPGDTYIAGAKILRQYGIGPLPGVAMMVVLISRGGWCTITVRYDRASVRHDELFARYLLEGFDEILALAGDPAPRAVPASFAAPAASSPRSVSGS is encoded by the coding sequence ATGGCTGAGTTCGTCGAGGCGACGCGGTTGTCCGATGAGCTTGGACCGGTCGACTATTTGATGCACCGCGGCGAGGCAAATCCGCGGACCCGTTCGGGGATCATGGCGCTCGAAGTCCTGGACACCACACCCGACTGGGAGCGTTTCCGGACTCGATTCGACAACGCGTCCCGGCGGGTGTTGCGGTTGCGGCAGAAGGTCGTCGTGCCGACGTTGCCGACGGCGGCGCCGCGCTGGGTGGTGGATCCCGACTTCAACCTGGACTTCCATGTGCGCCGACTGCGTGTCGCCGAACCCGGCACCCTGCGTGAAGTATTCGATCTCGCCGAGGTGATGCTGTCCTCACCGTTGGACATATCCCGACCCTTATGGACGGCCACCCTGGTCGAGGGACTGGCCGACGGCAAGGCTGCGACGCTGCTGCACCTCAGCCACGCCGTCACCGACGCGGTGGGCGGTGTCGAGATGTTCGCCGAGATCTATGACCTGGAGCGGGACCCACCACCTCGGCCGATGCCCCCGCAACCGATTCCGGAGGATCTGTCCCCCAACGACTTGATGCGGCAGGGCATCAACCACCTGCCGATGGCGATACTCGGTGGCGTCTTGGGCGCGGTGTCCGGGGCGGTGTCGGTGGCCGGGCGCGCGGTGTTGGACCCCGTGTCCGCGATGTCCGGAATCGTCGGCTACGCCATGTCGGGCGTGCGGGTGATCAACCGCGCCGCCGAACCGTCGCCGCTGTTGCGTCGGCGCAGCCTGACCACCCGCACCGAGGCAATCGACATCCGGCTGTCCGACCTGCACAAGGCCGCCAAGGCCGGTGGCGGGTCGATTAACGACGCGTACCTGGCGGGGCTGTGTGGCGCGCTGCGGCGCTACCATGAAGCACTCGGCGTCCCGATCAGCACGCTGCCGATGGCGGTGCCAGTGAACGTGCGGGCCGAGGCCGATGGCTCGGGGGGCAACCGGTTCACCGGTGTCAACCTGGCCGCGCCGGTGGGCACGGTCGACCCGGTGGACCGCATGAGAAAGATCCGGGCGCAGATGACGCAGCGCCGTGACGAGCCCGCGATGAACATCATCGGGTCCCTTGCCCCGGTGCTGAGCATCTTGCCCACGGCGGTGCTGGAGGGGATCAGCGGCTCGGTGATCGGTTCTGATGTGCAGGCCAGCAACGTCCCGGTCTATCCGGGCGATACTTACATCGCCGGTGCAAAAATATTGCGGCAGTATGGCATTGGCCCCTTGCCGGGTGTGGCGATGATGGTGGTGCTGATTTCCCGCGGCGGATGGTGCACCATCACGGTGCGCTACGACAGGGCATCGGTGCGACACGACGAGCTGTTCGCTCGTTACCTGCTCGAGGGTTTCGACGAGATCCTCGCGCTGGCAGGTGATCCGGCGCCGCGTGCGGTGCCGGCCTCGTTCGCCGCCCCGGCGGCTTCATCGCCTCGATCGGTGTCGGGCTCGTGA
- the lipQ gene encoding esterase LipQ, translating into MFIASVTARCSRVGAQALHQGAQLAADVRDTYRAGALLLRGSPFAVGWVAGWLATEFHPQVLTGQALSRVSPPVINRVATTWAAQRADRTLTAALEESFGPDFRDLVCHPTGDPCGGARRGGLLPAGPHRRYAARTSDISYGPGGRENLLDIWRRPDLAPGRRAPVLIQVPGGAWAVNGKRPQAYTLMSRMVELGWICVSINYSKSPRAKFPAHVIDVKRAIAWVRENICDYGGDPDFIAITGGSAGAHLASLAALTPNDPQFQPGFEGADTTVQAAVPYYGVYDFTDFENMHEMMLPFLEQFVMKARYAEEPDRFRVASPISHVHRDAPPFFVLHGDKDPMAPSAQARAFCAALREAGAPTVAYAELANAHHAFDITPTVRSRLAANAVADFLGIVYGRRATFLLDSLALSASPAS; encoded by the coding sequence ATGTTCATAGCCAGCGTGACAGCGCGCTGTTCGCGCGTCGGCGCCCAGGCGCTGCACCAGGGAGCGCAATTGGCGGCCGATGTCAGGGACACCTACCGGGCCGGAGCCCTGTTGCTGCGTGGCTCACCATTCGCCGTTGGATGGGTCGCCGGTTGGCTGGCCACGGAATTTCATCCACAGGTCCTGACCGGGCAGGCGTTGTCGCGGGTATCCCCGCCCGTGATCAACCGGGTCGCGACCACGTGGGCGGCGCAGCGCGCGGACCGCACCCTCACCGCCGCCCTCGAAGAGTCGTTTGGGCCAGACTTCCGCGACCTGGTGTGCCACCCGACCGGGGATCCCTGCGGGGGTGCGCGCCGGGGCGGGCTGCTGCCGGCCGGGCCCCACCGCCGGTACGCGGCGCGCACGTCCGACATCTCCTACGGTCCGGGTGGTCGCGAGAATCTGCTCGACATCTGGCGGCGCCCCGATTTGGCACCCGGGCGCCGGGCGCCGGTGTTGATTCAGGTTCCGGGCGGGGCGTGGGCGGTCAACGGCAAGCGCCCGCAGGCTTACACGTTGATGAGCCGGATGGTGGAGCTCGGCTGGATCTGTGTCTCGATCAACTACAGCAAGAGCCCGCGCGCCAAGTTCCCGGCGCACGTCATCGACGTGAAGAGGGCGATCGCCTGGGTCCGCGAGAACATCTGCGACTACGGCGGCGATCCCGACTTCATCGCGATCACCGGCGGGTCAGCGGGAGCGCACCTGGCTTCCCTGGCCGCTTTGACCCCCAACGATCCCCAGTTCCAGCCCGGGTTCGAAGGCGCCGACACCACGGTCCAGGCGGCGGTGCCCTACTACGGCGTCTATGACTTCACCGATTTCGAGAACATGCACGAGATGATGCTGCCGTTCCTCGAGCAGTTCGTGATGAAGGCCCGGTATGCCGAGGAGCCCGACCGATTCCGGGTGGCGTCGCCGATTTCGCATGTGCACCGCGACGCGCCGCCGTTCTTCGTGCTGCACGGCGACAAGGACCCGATGGCGCCGAGCGCGCAGGCGCGGGCCTTCTGCGCCGCGCTGCGCGAGGCGGGGGCTCCGACGGTGGCCTACGCCGAACTCGCCAACGCCCATCACGCATTTGACATCACGCCGACGGTCCGATCCCGCCTGGCCGCCAATGCCGTCGCCGACTTCCTGGGCATCGTCTACGGTCGGCGGGCAACCTTTCTGCTGGATTCGCTGGCGCTGTCGGCGTCCCCGGCCAGCTGA
- a CDS encoding antitoxin, producing MRTTLDIADDVIAAAREIAFAERRSLGAVISELARRGLTPGRVEADDGLPVIRVPPGTPPITPDMVRRALDED from the coding sequence GTGCGAACGACGCTGGACATCGCCGACGATGTCATCGCCGCAGCTCGCGAAATCGCCTTCGCCGAGCGCCGATCACTCGGTGCGGTGATCTCCGAGCTCGCGCGCCGAGGTCTTACGCCGGGTCGTGTCGAAGCCGACGACGGGCTACCCGTGATCCGCGTGCCGCCCGGGACCCCGCCGATCACACCCGACATGGTCCGCCGCGCGCTCGACGAGGACTGA
- a CDS encoding TA system VapC family ribonuclease toxin — MALLDVNALVALAWDSHIHHARIREWFAANAAQGWATCPVTESGFVRVSSNPKVLPNAIGIADARRVLTALRALEGHRFLADDVSLVDDDVPVIVGHRQVTDAHLLTLARRRGVRLVTFDTAVSALAQGHDVELLSTL, encoded by the coding sequence GTGGCGCTGCTCGACGTCAACGCGTTGGTCGCGCTGGCCTGGGACTCGCACATCCACCACGCGCGGATCCGTGAGTGGTTCGCCGCCAACGCCGCGCAAGGCTGGGCGACCTGTCCGGTTACCGAAAGCGGCTTCGTGCGCGTGTCAAGCAACCCGAAAGTGCTTCCCAACGCGATCGGGATCGCCGACGCCCGACGGGTGCTGACAGCGCTGCGCGCCCTGGAAGGTCACCGCTTCCTGGCTGATGACGTATCGCTGGTCGATGACGACGTTCCGGTGATCGTCGGTCACCGCCAGGTGACCGACGCGCATCTGCTGACGCTGGCCCGCCGCAGAGGCGTCCGGCTGGTCACGTTCGACACCGCCGTGTCGGCCCTGGCCCAAGGACACGATGTGGAGCTGCTGAGCACCCTCTGA
- a CDS encoding dihydrolipoamide acetyltransferase family protein: MIEDRVKSFQVPDLGEGLEEVTVTCWNVGVGDDVELNQTLCSVETAKAQVEIPSPYAGRIVEIGGAEGDVLKVGAVLVRIDTEPTTAVAQAETAPATDGDAAVPTLVGYGADSGIDSGRRASRPLAAPPVRKLAKELMVDLAALSRGSGTGGVITRADVLAAAHGADTEVRPVGGVHARMAEKMTLSHKEIPAATVSVEVVCGQLLGLRDRLRVAVPEITPFVLTLRLVVIALKHNEILNSTWVETGQGPRVHVHRGVHLGFGVATDRGLLVPVIADAQNKTTRELACCTAELITRARNGSLAPAQLRGSTFTVTNFGALGVDDGVPVINHPEAAILGMGAIKPRPAAVGDEVVVRPTMTLTCVFDHRVADGAQAARFMCELRDLIESPETALLDV; the protein is encoded by the coding sequence ATGATCGAGGATCGCGTGAAGTCCTTCCAGGTCCCCGACCTCGGCGAGGGACTCGAAGAGGTGACGGTGACGTGCTGGAACGTCGGCGTGGGTGACGATGTCGAGCTGAACCAGACGTTGTGTTCGGTGGAGACCGCCAAAGCCCAGGTCGAGATCCCCAGCCCGTATGCCGGTCGGATCGTCGAAATCGGCGGCGCCGAAGGCGATGTGCTCAAAGTCGGTGCGGTGCTGGTGCGCATCGACACCGAGCCGACGACAGCGGTGGCGCAAGCGGAGACGGCGCCGGCGACGGATGGTGACGCCGCGGTACCCACGCTGGTCGGCTACGGCGCGGATTCGGGCATCGACAGCGGCCGACGTGCGAGCCGCCCGCTTGCCGCGCCTCCGGTGCGCAAGCTGGCCAAGGAGCTGATGGTTGACCTGGCGGCGTTGTCACGGGGATCCGGCACCGGCGGGGTGATCACCCGAGCGGACGTGCTGGCGGCCGCACATGGCGCCGACACCGAGGTACGGCCCGTGGGCGGCGTGCACGCCCGGATGGCCGAGAAAATGACACTGTCCCACAAGGAAATTCCAGCCGCGACGGTCAGCGTGGAAGTCGTTTGCGGCCAGCTGTTGGGGCTGCGCGACCGGCTCCGCGTGGCGGTACCGGAGATCACGCCGTTTGTGCTGACGTTGCGTCTTGTAGTAATTGCGTTGAAGCACAACGAGATTCTCAACTCGACCTGGGTCGAAACGGGACAGGGACCACGGGTACACGTCCATCGTGGCGTGCATCTGGGCTTTGGCGTGGCCACCGACCGTGGGCTGTTGGTTCCGGTCATCGCCGATGCCCAGAACAAGACGACCCGTGAACTAGCTTGCTGTACAGCTGAGTTGATCACCCGTGCACGCAACGGCAGCCTGGCGCCGGCGCAACTGCGCGGCTCGACGTTCACCGTGACGAATTTCGGCGCGCTGGGCGTCGACGACGGCGTGCCGGTGATCAACCATCCCGAAGCGGCGATCCTGGGGATGGGCGCGATCAAGCCGCGCCCGGCAGCGGTTGGCGACGAGGTTGTCGTGCGGCCGACGATGACGCTGACCTGTGTTTTCGACCACCGTGTCGCCGACGGCGCCCAAGCGGCTCGGTTCATGTGTGAGCTGCGCGATCTGATCGAGTCGCCCGAGACCGCGCTGCTAGACGTGTAG
- the bkdB gene encoding 3-methyl-2-oxobutanoate dehydrogenase subunit beta, giving the protein MTQIAHRPAPLSVATPTGARPLTMVQALNRALHDAMAADDRVLVFGEDVAVAGGVFRVTEGLAETFGEDRCFDTPLAESAVIGIAVGLALRGLVPVPEIQFDGFTYPAFDQVVSHLAKYRTRTRGEVNMPVTVRIPSFGGIGAAECHSDSTESYWAHTPGLKVVVPSTPSDAYWLLRHAIACPDPVMFLEPKRRYHGRGLVDTNQPEPPIGQAIIRRPGTDVTVITYGNLVSTALSTADDAEQQHGWSMEIIDLRSLVPLDFDTIAASIHRTGRCVVLHEGPRSLGYGAGLAARIQEEMFYELEAPVLRACGFDTPYPPARLEGLWLPGPDRLLDCVERALGQP; this is encoded by the coding sequence ATGACCCAGATCGCCCATCGCCCGGCCCCACTGTCGGTGGCCACGCCAACCGGCGCCCGTCCGTTGACCATGGTGCAGGCGCTCAACCGCGCATTGCACGACGCGATGGCCGCCGACGACCGAGTCCTGGTGTTCGGTGAGGACGTCGCGGTCGCGGGTGGGGTGTTCCGGGTAACCGAGGGCCTGGCCGAAACGTTCGGCGAGGATCGGTGTTTCGACACGCCGCTGGCCGAGTCGGCAGTGATCGGGATCGCGGTGGGGCTGGCGTTGCGCGGCTTGGTGCCGGTTCCCGAAATCCAATTCGACGGGTTTACCTACCCCGCTTTCGACCAAGTGGTCAGTCACCTCGCCAAGTACCGGACACGTACCCGCGGCGAGGTCAACATGCCGGTAACCGTGCGGATCCCGTCGTTCGGCGGTATCGGCGCGGCCGAATGCCATTCGGACTCGACCGAGTCCTACTGGGCACACACCCCGGGGTTGAAGGTGGTCGTCCCGTCGACCCCGAGTGACGCATATTGGTTGCTGCGGCACGCAATCGCCTGCCCGGACCCGGTGATGTTTCTGGAGCCCAAGCGGCGCTATCACGGTCGCGGACTGGTCGACACCAACCAGCCCGAACCCCCGATCGGGCAAGCGATAATACGCCGGCCCGGCACCGACGTGACCGTCATCACCTACGGCAACCTGGTGAGTACCGCACTGTCCACCGCGGACGACGCTGAACAGCAACATGGCTGGAGCATGGAGATCATCGACCTGAGGTCGCTGGTGCCACTGGATTTCGACACCATCGCCGCCTCCATCCACCGGACCGGGCGGTGCGTGGTGCTGCACGAGGGCCCCCGCAGCTTGGGGTACGGCGCCGGACTCGCGGCCCGCATCCAGGAAGAGATGTTCTACGAGCTGGAGGCACCGGTGTTGCGCGCCTGCGGTTTCGACACCCCGTATCCGCCGGCGCGGTTGGAGGGACTGTGGCTACCGGGCCCCGACCGGCTGCTGGATTGCGTCGAGCGTGCTCTTGGACAGCCATGA